In Mycolicibacterium mucogenicum DSM 44124, the following are encoded in one genomic region:
- a CDS encoding universal stress protein, translating to MYKSASPSPAVVVGVDGSRWSVDAALWAVDEAVSRDVPLRLLYVVEPRGHGAVDPQQEAQDLACADVSVRRALVAIESTEKPVKVEWEVLQGHPSRVLLDASRSADLLCLGSLGIAHATGYRLGSTSATLASSAPCPVAIVRSANHHGAMGPRHVVVEVDESPDSAVVLEAGISEARLRGAPLTVLATRPTTLSDGRDRVPDDGVRARLDKRLAQHRVANPDVEFNPVAIRGSTMNYLDRQADSIQLLVIGRHRRPGMGEIVGTARSASPQVNCTALICQNGQRL from the coding sequence ATGTACAAGTCAGCTTCGCCGTCGCCGGCCGTCGTGGTCGGCGTCGACGGATCACGGTGGTCGGTCGACGCTGCCTTGTGGGCGGTTGATGAAGCCGTCAGTCGCGATGTGCCCCTGCGCCTGCTCTACGTCGTCGAGCCACGCGGTCACGGTGCAGTCGATCCTCAGCAGGAAGCCCAGGATCTGGCGTGCGCCGATGTTTCCGTGCGGCGCGCGTTGGTCGCCATCGAATCGACCGAGAAGCCGGTCAAGGTGGAATGGGAAGTACTGCAGGGCCATCCCTCCCGGGTGCTGCTGGATGCGAGCCGATCTGCTGACTTGCTGTGTCTCGGCTCGCTCGGCATCGCGCATGCGACGGGGTATCGGCTCGGTTCCACCTCGGCCACGTTGGCCAGTTCCGCACCGTGCCCGGTGGCCATCGTCCGCAGCGCGAACCACCACGGGGCGATGGGGCCCCGGCACGTTGTTGTCGAAGTCGATGAAAGCCCGGACAGCGCCGTCGTTCTCGAGGCCGGGATCAGCGAAGCCCGGCTGCGCGGAGCGCCCCTGACGGTGCTCGCGACGCGGCCTACCACACTGTCGGACGGTCGGGACAGAGTGCCCGACGATGGCGTGCGGGCACGCCTGGACAAACGCCTCGCCCAGCACCGCGTGGCCAACCCGGACGTGGAGTTCAACCCCGTCGCAATCCGTGGTTCGACGATGAATTACCTTGATCGCCAGGCTGATTCGATTCAACTGCTGGTGATCGGCAGGCATCGGAGACCTGGGATGGGCGAGATCGTGGGCACGGCGCGCTCAGCCTCACCCCAGGTGAACTGCACGGCGCTGATTTGCCAAAATGGTCAGCGCCTCTAG
- a CDS encoding IS630 family transposase — protein sequence MGTRGRPVVELVLTDDERETLQRWARRSKSSQALAQRCRIVLGCAAGKSNKEVAADEGVWPQTVGKWRGRFLEARLEGLADEPRPGAPRKITDEAVEQLIVATLERQPKGATHWSRSSMAAETGLSKSTVGRIWKSFGLKPHQVDTFKISNDPQFVDKVRDVVGLYLDPPEKALVLCVDEKSQIQALDRSAPVLPMMPGMPERRTHDYVRHGITTLFAALDVATGEVYGSIHRRHRAIEFKKFLTKLDNTVPADLDVHLICDNYSTHKSPTVTKWLAAHPRFHMHFTPTYSSWLNQVERWFGLLTDQKLRRGVHRSIQALEKDIREWIADWNDNPRPFNWTKTADEIFERLGSYLQRIPGAGH from the coding sequence GTGGGAACCAGGGGTAGGCCGGTAGTCGAGTTGGTGTTGACCGACGACGAACGTGAGACGTTGCAGCGGTGGGCCCGTCGATCGAAGTCCTCGCAGGCGTTGGCCCAACGTTGTCGGATCGTGTTGGGTTGCGCGGCAGGGAAATCCAACAAGGAAGTCGCCGCTGATGAAGGTGTGTGGCCGCAAACGGTCGGCAAATGGCGTGGACGGTTCCTGGAGGCGCGACTGGAGGGTCTGGCCGATGAGCCGCGTCCTGGTGCGCCGCGCAAGATCACCGACGAGGCGGTCGAGCAGCTGATCGTGGCCACGTTGGAGCGTCAACCCAAAGGCGCCACGCACTGGTCGCGGTCTTCGATGGCGGCTGAGACCGGGTTGTCGAAGTCAACGGTCGGACGGATCTGGAAGTCGTTCGGCCTCAAGCCGCATCAGGTGGACACCTTCAAGATCAGCAACGACCCGCAGTTCGTCGACAAGGTCCGTGACGTCGTGGGGTTGTATCTGGACCCGCCGGAGAAGGCACTGGTGCTCTGCGTCGATGAAAAATCGCAGATCCAGGCCTTGGATCGCAGCGCGCCGGTCCTGCCGATGATGCCCGGCATGCCCGAGCGCCGCACCCATGACTACGTGCGGCACGGAATCACCACCTTGTTCGCCGCCCTGGATGTGGCCACCGGCGAGGTCTACGGCTCGATTCACCGCCGGCACCGCGCGATCGAGTTCAAGAAGTTCTTGACCAAGTTGGACAACACCGTGCCCGCTGACCTGGACGTCCATCTGATCTGCGACAACTACTCGACGCACAAATCGCCGACAGTAACCAAATGGCTTGCCGCCCATCCCCGATTCCACATGCACTTCACCCCGACCTACTCGTCGTGGCTCAACCAGGTCGAGCGGTGGTTCGGGTTACTCACCGACCAGAAACTGCGCCGCGGCGTTCACCGCTCAATTCAGGCCCTCGAGAAGGACATTCGCGAGTGGATCGCAGACTGGAACGACAACCCCCGCCCGTTCAACTGGACCAAGACCGCCGACGAGATCTTCGAACGACTCGGTTCATATCTTCAACGAATTCCCGGCGCAGGACACTAG
- the dosR gene encoding hypoxia response regulator transcription factor DosR/DevR, translating into MVTVFLVDDHEVVRRGLIDLLSADPDLEVIGEAGTVAHAMAQIPALRPDVAVLDVRLPDGNGIELCRDLLSRLPDLRCLMLTSFTSDEAMLDAVLAGASGYVIKDIKGMELAEAIKAVGAGRSLLDNRAAAALMAKLRNEAERSDPLSGLTDQERVLLDLLGEGLTNKQIAARMFLAEKTVKNYVSRLLAKLGMERRTQAAVFVSKLDRPRRSDD; encoded by the coding sequence ATGGTCACAGTATTTCTCGTCGATGACCATGAAGTCGTGCGCCGCGGACTCATCGACCTGCTGAGTGCGGACCCGGATCTGGAAGTCATCGGCGAGGCTGGAACCGTGGCGCATGCCATGGCCCAGATTCCTGCGCTCAGGCCCGATGTCGCCGTCCTCGATGTGCGTCTGCCGGACGGCAACGGCATCGAACTATGCCGTGATCTGCTTTCGCGCCTGCCCGACCTACGGTGTCTGATGTTGACCTCGTTCACCTCTGATGAAGCCATGCTCGACGCAGTCCTGGCCGGGGCGAGCGGCTACGTCATCAAGGACATCAAAGGTATGGAACTCGCCGAGGCGATCAAGGCCGTGGGCGCCGGACGGTCCCTACTGGACAACCGTGCCGCCGCGGCGTTGATGGCGAAGCTGCGCAATGAAGCCGAGCGGTCGGACCCGCTTTCGGGGCTGACCGATCAGGAACGGGTGCTGCTCGATCTGCTCGGCGAAGGATTGACCAACAAGCAGATCGCCGCACGAATGTTCCTGGCCGAGAAGACGGTCAAGAACTACGTGTCGCGTCTGCTCGCCAAGCTCGGTATGGAACGACGGACGCAGGCCGCGGTGTTCGTGTCGAAACTGGACCGGCCGCGGCGCTCGGACGACTGA
- a CDS encoding GAF domain-containing sensor histidine kinase — MTDVTRQDSSAEHPLRAPLSGLRLRELLSEVQDRVEQIIEGRDRLDGLVEAMLTVTSGLELDETLRTIVRTAIELIDARYGALGVRGTDHELVEFVYEGIDEETRCKIGPLPQGRGVLGALIDEPKPIRLEDIRTHPASVGFPEHHPPMRTFLGVPVRIRDEVFGNLYLTEKASGQPFSEDDEVLAQALAAAAGIAIDNARLYRQSQQRQAWIEATRDIGTALLSGTEPSLVFRQIAEEARSLTDADATLIAVPEDDDAPSSEITELQVIDVVGDVRASSLEAPVAGGPIGRAYHDRTPSICRSAELPEALAVDAASALVLPLRTTESVIGVLVVLRHAGRQEFTPDHLDTMAAFADQAALAWQLAASQRQKRELDVLADRDRIARDLHDHVIQRLFAVGLTLQGAIPRAKSSDVQRRITDCVDDLQEVITEIRTAIFDLHGSTAATTRLRQRLDAAVASFSSHELHTTVRYDGPLSVIEPDLADHAEAVVREAVSNAVRHGKASAVSVTVNVDDDLRIEVADNGQGLPDGITESGLANLRRRAQETGGDMTVEPGVDAGTVLRWWAPLP; from the coding sequence ATCACCGATGTGACACGCCAAGACAGCAGCGCCGAGCATCCGCTGCGAGCGCCGCTATCGGGACTACGGCTGCGCGAACTTCTCAGTGAAGTTCAGGACCGTGTCGAACAGATCATCGAGGGCCGTGACCGGCTCGACGGCCTCGTCGAGGCAATGCTCACCGTCACATCCGGTCTCGAACTGGACGAGACACTGCGCACCATCGTGCGCACCGCGATCGAGCTGATCGACGCACGGTACGGTGCCCTCGGGGTCCGAGGCACCGACCACGAGCTCGTCGAATTCGTCTATGAAGGCATAGACGAGGAGACCCGTTGCAAGATCGGCCCACTGCCCCAAGGGCGCGGCGTGCTCGGCGCCCTGATCGACGAACCGAAACCCATTCGGCTGGAAGACATTCGCACCCACCCTGCCTCGGTGGGCTTTCCCGAGCACCACCCTCCCATGCGTACTTTCCTCGGTGTGCCGGTGCGTATCCGCGACGAAGTCTTCGGCAACCTGTACCTGACCGAGAAAGCATCTGGGCAGCCATTCAGCGAAGACGACGAAGTGCTCGCACAAGCGCTGGCCGCCGCGGCCGGCATCGCCATCGACAATGCGCGGCTCTACCGACAGTCGCAGCAACGCCAGGCCTGGATCGAGGCCACCCGCGATATCGGAACCGCCCTACTGTCCGGCACGGAGCCGTCGCTGGTATTCCGTCAGATCGCAGAGGAAGCGCGCTCACTCACGGACGCAGACGCGACGTTGATCGCGGTTCCCGAGGACGACGATGCTCCGAGCAGCGAGATCACCGAACTCCAGGTGATCGACGTCGTCGGTGATGTCCGCGCATCATCGCTGGAGGCGCCGGTGGCCGGCGGACCCATCGGCCGGGCCTATCACGATCGGACGCCGTCGATCTGCCGGTCAGCGGAGTTGCCCGAAGCTCTTGCGGTCGACGCGGCGTCGGCACTGGTGCTGCCACTGCGCACGACCGAGAGCGTCATCGGAGTCCTGGTCGTGCTGCGGCATGCGGGCCGGCAGGAGTTCACCCCGGATCACCTGGACACCATGGCTGCGTTCGCCGACCAGGCCGCGCTCGCCTGGCAGCTTGCCGCCAGCCAGCGTCAGAAGCGTGAGCTGGATGTGCTGGCAGATCGCGACCGCATCGCCCGCGACTTGCACGACCATGTCATCCAGCGGCTTTTCGCGGTCGGCCTGACGCTCCAGGGCGCAATCCCGCGCGCCAAGTCCAGCGATGTGCAGCGCCGCATCACCGACTGCGTCGACGATCTCCAGGAAGTGATCACCGAGATCCGCACGGCGATTTTCGATCTGCACGGCAGCACCGCCGCCACCACCCGGTTAAGACAGCGACTTGACGCCGCTGTCGCGTCCTTCTCCAGCCACGAACTGCACACCACGGTCCGCTACGACGGCCCGCTCTCGGTCATCGAGCCGGACTTGGCCGATCACGCCGAGGCCGTCGTCCGGGAAGCGGTGAGCAACGCGGTCCGCCACGGCAAGGCCAGCGCGGTCAGCGTCACAGTCAACGTCGACGACGACTTGCGTATCGAGGTCGCCGACAACGGCCAGGGACTGCCCGACGGGATCACCGAAAGTGGTCTGGCGAACCTCCGCCGACGGGCGCAAGAGACCGGCGGGGACATGACAGTCGAACCCGGCGTCGACGCCGGCACCGTCCTGCGTTGGTGGGCGCCGCTGCCCTGA
- a CDS encoding Acg family FMN-binding oxidoreductase has product MSETFPDHQTICAAMALATRAPSVHNTQPWRWRIGSSSVHLYAESSLHLIHTDPDGRDLLISCGAALHHATVAFHALGWQPTVRRFPNPAEPDHLAAIELTPCNPEQPDIALAAAIPRRRTDRRYYSGWPVPLGDIALMTARAARLGIGLRRVKLNDVLTSALRQAVSQHVHDLDYLTELTVWSGRYASVAGVPARSTPAPDHSAALPSRIFAGPVLGQAAGTTATDDNGSLLALGTSTDTPIDRLRAGEATSAVLLTATAQGLSTCPVTEALENPACRAIVRSDVFGDELFPQMLIRVGWAPLNADPLPATPRRALTDIVSLLHDEDPMLGSEPSDDEAADQ; this is encoded by the coding sequence ATGTCCGAGACGTTCCCCGACCATCAGACGATTTGCGCGGCCATGGCGCTGGCAACCCGTGCCCCCTCGGTCCACAACACGCAACCGTGGCGGTGGCGAATCGGCTCCAGCAGTGTGCATTTGTACGCCGAATCGTCGCTGCACCTGATTCACACCGACCCCGACGGCCGCGACCTGTTGATCAGTTGCGGTGCGGCGCTGCACCACGCGACCGTGGCCTTCCACGCGCTGGGCTGGCAGCCGACCGTACGCAGATTCCCCAACCCGGCAGAGCCTGATCACCTCGCCGCGATCGAATTGACACCCTGCAACCCAGAGCAGCCTGACATCGCTCTCGCCGCGGCGATTCCGCGGCGCAGAACCGACCGGCGGTACTACAGCGGCTGGCCCGTGCCGCTCGGGGACATCGCTCTCATGACCGCCCGCGCGGCGCGCCTCGGGATCGGGCTACGCCGGGTAAAGCTCAACGACGTCCTCACGAGTGCACTGCGGCAAGCAGTTTCGCAGCATGTGCATGACCTGGACTACCTCACCGAACTGACAGTCTGGAGTGGCCGCTACGCATCGGTCGCCGGAGTACCTGCTCGTAGTACGCCCGCGCCCGACCACAGCGCCGCCCTCCCCAGCCGAATCTTCGCCGGACCGGTACTCGGCCAGGCCGCAGGCACGACGGCCACCGATGACAACGGCTCACTGTTGGCGCTCGGCACCTCGACCGACACTCCGATCGATCGCCTGCGGGCCGGCGAAGCAACCAGCGCGGTTCTGCTCACTGCCACCGCACAGGGACTGTCCACCTGCCCCGTCACGGAAGCACTGGAAAATCCAGCGTGCCGAGCCATCGTCCGTTCTGACGTTTTCGGCGATGAATTGTTCCCGCAGATGCTCATTCGGGTCGGCTGGGCACCCCTCAACGCAGACCCCCTGCCCGCGACGCCGCGCCGCGCGCTGACGGACATCGTTTCCCTTCTGCACGACGAGGACCCGATGCTGGGTTCAGAGCCCAGTGACGACGAGGCGGCGGATCAATGA
- a CDS encoding phosphoketolase → MTSTTREVREPLAPERLRSVDAYWRAANYLTAGQIYLMGNPLLRTPLERPHIKPRPLGHWGTSPGLNFIYAHLNRAIIDHDLDAMYVIGPGHGGPALFANAWLEGSYSRTRPDITRDERGMATLFREFSFPGGVPSHVAPEVPGSIHEGGELGYSLAHAYGAALDNPNLLVACVIGDGEAETGPLAASWHSNKFINPATDGAVLPILHLNGYKIANPTVLARITDAELDCLLRGYGHYPIYVSGDDPQQLHQDMAAAMDRAVAMVDDIQRAARAASSPPPRAQWPMIVLRTPKGWTGPRWVDGLPVEGTWRAHQVPIADVRTDPEHRRQFIDWLASYRPDELFDEMGCPTALVTDNVPSPDYQMGLNPNANGGLLLTPLHLPAAKEFAVSTVKPGDTTAEPTRVLGQYLREVMVRNACSRNFRLFGPDETASNRLGAVYDVSDKQWNATVLPSDEHLARDGRVLEVLSEHMCQGWLEGYLLTGRHGLLNSYEAFAHVVDSMVNQHAKWLKVSCELPWRAPIASLNYLITSHVWRQDHNGFSHQDPGFIDHVANKRADIARIYLPPDANTLLSVAAHCLASRNYINVIVAGKNDAPVWLTAEQAAVHCARGADIFEWASTDSGPAPDVVLACAGDVPTIEVLAAVSILRKHPKSVVQQWVMVGSSRSAASGCPAAGCASQLMRQRSGDRARARCLGRGRPCRARRRSRR, encoded by the coding sequence ATGACGAGCACAACTCGCGAGGTGCGTGAGCCCTTGGCGCCGGAGCGGTTGCGATCGGTCGATGCGTACTGGCGCGCGGCGAACTATCTCACTGCCGGGCAGATCTACTTGATGGGCAACCCCCTGCTGCGAACGCCGTTGGAGCGTCCGCACATCAAGCCCCGTCCGCTGGGGCACTGGGGCACCTCGCCGGGGCTGAACTTCATCTACGCGCACCTGAATCGCGCCATCATCGATCATGATCTCGATGCGATGTATGTCATCGGTCCCGGTCACGGCGGGCCGGCGCTGTTCGCGAACGCCTGGCTCGAGGGCAGCTACAGCCGAACTCGTCCCGATATCACCCGCGACGAACGCGGGATGGCGACATTGTTTCGCGAGTTCTCTTTTCCCGGTGGCGTTCCCAGCCATGTGGCACCGGAAGTTCCGGGCTCCATCCACGAGGGCGGCGAGCTCGGGTATTCCCTGGCGCACGCCTACGGCGCAGCTCTCGACAATCCAAACCTGTTGGTGGCATGCGTAATCGGTGACGGCGAAGCGGAGACCGGCCCGCTGGCTGCCAGCTGGCATTCCAACAAGTTCATCAACCCGGCGACCGACGGCGCGGTCCTGCCCATCCTCCACCTCAACGGCTACAAGATCGCCAATCCGACAGTGCTGGCGCGGATCACCGACGCCGAACTCGATTGTCTGCTGCGCGGATACGGGCACTACCCGATCTACGTCAGCGGTGACGATCCGCAACAATTGCATCAGGACATGGCCGCTGCGATGGATCGTGCCGTGGCGATGGTCGACGACATCCAGAGAGCTGCGCGTGCCGCCTCGTCTCCGCCACCGCGGGCCCAATGGCCGATGATCGTGTTGCGGACACCCAAAGGCTGGACCGGGCCACGGTGGGTCGACGGACTGCCCGTGGAGGGCACGTGGCGCGCCCATCAGGTGCCGATAGCCGATGTGCGGACTGATCCGGAACATCGTCGACAGTTCATCGATTGGCTGGCTTCCTACCGCCCCGATGAGCTGTTCGATGAAATGGGTTGCCCCACAGCGCTGGTGACCGACAACGTGCCCTCGCCCGATTACCAGATGGGACTGAACCCGAATGCCAACGGTGGCCTGCTGCTGACACCTTTGCATCTGCCTGCTGCCAAGGAATTCGCCGTGTCAACCGTCAAGCCGGGGGACACGACCGCAGAGCCGACCAGGGTGCTCGGGCAGTATCTGCGTGAGGTGATGGTGCGTAACGCCTGCTCCCGCAACTTCAGGCTGTTCGGGCCCGACGAGACTGCGTCGAACCGGCTCGGTGCGGTGTATGACGTCAGCGACAAGCAGTGGAACGCAACAGTTCTGCCGAGTGACGAGCACCTGGCCCGCGACGGGCGAGTGCTCGAAGTCTTGTCGGAGCACATGTGCCAAGGTTGGCTGGAAGGTTATCTGCTGACGGGGCGACACGGCCTGCTCAACAGCTACGAGGCTTTTGCCCACGTCGTCGACTCGATGGTGAACCAGCATGCCAAGTGGCTCAAGGTAAGTTGCGAACTACCGTGGCGCGCACCGATCGCGTCCCTGAACTACCTGATCACGTCACACGTGTGGCGCCAGGACCACAACGGCTTCTCGCATCAGGACCCCGGTTTCATCGACCACGTCGCCAACAAGCGCGCAGACATCGCTCGCATCTACTTGCCACCCGACGCCAACACCTTGCTGTCGGTGGCGGCGCACTGCCTCGCGAGCCGGAACTACATCAACGTGATCGTCGCCGGGAAGAACGACGCGCCGGTATGGCTCACCGCCGAGCAGGCTGCGGTGCACTGCGCACGCGGCGCGGACATCTTCGAATGGGCCAGCACCGACAGCGGTCCGGCGCCTGATGTGGTGCTGGCCTGTGCCGGCGACGTGCCGACGATCGAGGTGCTCGCCGCTGTGTCGATACTGCGAAAGCATCCGAAAAGTGTTGTGCAGCAATGGGTAATGGTCGGTTCTAGCCGCTCAGCAGCATCAGGTTGCCCAGCCGCCGGGTGTGCGTCGCAGCTGATGCGACAGCGATCAGGTGATCGAGCCCGTGCTCGATGCCTTGGGCGAGGTCGTCCGTGTCGAGCTCGGCGTCGTAGTCGCCGATGA
- a CDS encoding universal stress protein gives MTELSPRPYILVGIDGSTSSLIALTWAVNEAQLRNLPLRLAHAVDFESFAMGFNPGASESFFKYLETTGQRFLDEALDRVQTLDPDLEVTLTRKAGRPARVLIDLSKDAFLTVVGSSGLNAFTGLLAGSVAVALTAHGHSPVVVVRAPGVPVTGPVVVGISGAPDSEDAIGWAFEEASMRGAQLTAVLVWGYLPAHFYDAQGPWNDLTGQAREEQQEMLLAERLAGWQEKFPDVAVRRVAAIGNPGHLLLSHAQRAQLVVTGSRGRGDATGLLLGSTCHKLIHQANCPVLVARPLARESTR, from the coding sequence GTGACCGAATTATCGCCCCGCCCTTACATTTTGGTCGGCATCGACGGATCGACCTCATCGCTGATCGCCCTGACCTGGGCCGTCAACGAAGCGCAGTTGCGCAACCTTCCGCTCCGGTTGGCGCACGCCGTCGACTTCGAGAGTTTTGCGATGGGGTTCAACCCGGGTGCCTCGGAGAGTTTCTTCAAGTATCTGGAGACCACGGGCCAGCGTTTCCTCGACGAGGCCCTGGATCGCGTCCAGACACTGGACCCTGATCTGGAGGTGACGTTGACCAGAAAGGCGGGCCGCCCAGCGCGGGTGTTGATCGACCTGTCGAAGGACGCATTTCTGACTGTCGTGGGTTCAAGTGGACTGAACGCGTTCACCGGCCTGTTGGCCGGCTCGGTGGCAGTGGCGCTGACCGCACACGGGCACAGCCCGGTGGTCGTGGTCCGCGCACCGGGGGTGCCGGTGACAGGGCCCGTTGTGGTCGGGATCAGTGGGGCTCCGGACAGTGAGGACGCGATTGGCTGGGCATTCGAGGAAGCCTCGATGCGCGGTGCGCAACTGACCGCTGTCCTGGTCTGGGGCTACTTGCCGGCGCACTTCTACGATGCCCAAGGTCCCTGGAATGACCTGACCGGCCAGGCGCGTGAGGAACAGCAGGAGATGCTGCTGGCCGAGCGATTGGCCGGGTGGCAGGAGAAGTTCCCTGATGTCGCGGTCCGCCGCGTCGCGGCGATCGGCAACCCTGGACACCTCCTGCTGAGCCACGCTCAGCGCGCCCAGCTGGTTGTCACGGGAAGTCGTGGTCGCGGCGACGCCACCGGATTGCTGCTCGGTTCCACCTGCCACAAATTGATTCACCAGGCGAATTGCCCGGTACTGGTCGCTCGCCCGCTGGCTCGGGAGTCCACCCGATGA
- a CDS encoding universal stress protein has protein sequence MTELSPRPYILVGIDGSRSSLEALLWAIGEAQLRNLPLRLVHAVDYGNFVMGFNPGASESFFKFVETSGQNFLNEAKERVQALAPEVQVSIHNLVGRPAQLLEEQSKDAFLTVVGSSGLHGFTGLVAGSVAVALTAHGHSPVVVVRAPGAHAGGPVVVGVSGAPDSEEAIGWAFQEASLRGAKLLAVLVSSYVPAYFDYIEPTWEELPGPAREDQQAMLLAERLAGWQEKFPEVAVRRVVAAGHPGHVLLGYAQRAQLIVTGTRGHGNVAGWFLGSTSHRLVQHAECPVLVARPQAR, from the coding sequence ATGACCGAATTATCGCCTCGTCCATACATTTTGGTCGGCATCGACGGATCAAGATCGTCGCTGGAGGCGTTGCTGTGGGCCATCGGCGAGGCGCAGTTGCGTAACCTGCCGCTGCGGCTGGTCCATGCCGTCGACTACGGCAACTTCGTGATGGGATTCAACCCGGGCGCGTCCGAGAGCTTCTTCAAGTTCGTGGAGACGTCGGGGCAGAACTTCCTCAACGAAGCCAAGGAGCGGGTGCAGGCGCTCGCGCCCGAGGTGCAGGTGTCCATCCACAACCTCGTCGGCCGGCCCGCGCAGCTGCTGGAGGAGCAGTCCAAGGATGCCTTCCTCACGGTTGTCGGCTCGAGTGGGCTGCATGGATTCACCGGGCTGGTGGCGGGTTCGGTGGCGGTGGCGCTGACGGCGCACGGCCACAGTCCCGTCGTCGTGGTCCGTGCGCCCGGCGCCCATGCCGGGGGACCTGTCGTGGTCGGCGTCAGCGGTGCGCCCGACAGTGAGGAAGCGATCGGCTGGGCCTTCCAGGAGGCGTCGCTGCGCGGTGCGAAACTGCTCGCCGTTCTCGTATCGAGTTATGTGCCAGCCTATTTCGACTACATCGAACCGACGTGGGAAGAGCTGCCCGGGCCCGCCCGTGAGGACCAGCAAGCGATGCTGCTGGCCGAACGGCTGGCCGGGTGGCAGGAGAAGTTCCCCGAAGTTGCGGTCCGCCGCGTGGTCGCGGCGGGCCACCCGGGCCACGTGCTGTTGGGCTATGCGCAGCGCGCGCAGCTGATCGTCACCGGAACCCGTGGACATGGAAACGTGGCCGGGTGGTTCCTCGGGTCGACGAGTCACCGGCTGGTTCAGCATGCCGAGTGCCCGGTGCTGGTTGCCCGCCCGCAGGCCCGATAG
- a CDS encoding cytochrome P450: MTATIDARDVGTLPLAPKNPLPLRQLFATRQLHTGLVLLSEAGGPVSRIAVVPKRVAPPIVLVTSPAGIRDVLGRTDNLAERSTIHEEVRNVVGDNLFVLPNKAWPPRRRALQPVFTKQHVDRFGGHMSQAAQASADRWRDARDVDLDIECRRLAMRSLGYSILGLDINEHSNTIAENMHVASRYTADRALRPVKAPQWLPTLGRRRARAAVARMRKMTMAVLQDCRANPDRDAPLVKALLAASDPDTGQKLSDDDICNDLLIFMLAGHDTTATTLTYALWQLGRNPEMQDRVAAEVAAIGDRELTPDDVSRLTYTAQVLNESLRLCPPAAGVGRTAMQDIVVDGHRVEAGSIVAIGISAVHRDPTLWDHPLAFDPDRFSPDNAKTRDRWQFIPFAAGPRSCIGEHFAMLVTTLALATIVRSNRIESLHDDFPLESPYTTVAKGPIPVRVAARV; the protein is encoded by the coding sequence ATGACTGCAACCATCGACGCCCGCGACGTCGGCACGCTGCCGCTCGCGCCGAAGAATCCGCTGCCGTTACGGCAGTTGTTCGCCACCCGGCAACTGCACACCGGGCTGGTTCTGCTGAGCGAAGCCGGCGGGCCCGTCAGTCGCATCGCCGTCGTACCCAAGCGCGTCGCGCCGCCCATCGTGCTCGTCACGTCTCCGGCCGGGATCCGCGACGTGCTGGGCCGCACCGACAACCTCGCCGAGCGCTCCACGATCCACGAAGAAGTGCGCAACGTGGTCGGCGACAATCTGTTCGTCCTGCCCAACAAGGCCTGGCCACCGCGCCGGCGCGCGCTGCAGCCGGTGTTCACCAAGCAGCATGTCGACCGCTTCGGCGGACACATGTCCCAGGCCGCGCAGGCGAGCGCAGACCGCTGGCGTGACGCTCGTGACGTCGACCTCGACATCGAATGCCGCCGGCTCGCCATGCGGTCCCTCGGATACTCGATTCTCGGTCTCGACATCAACGAGCACAGCAACACCATCGCCGAGAACATGCACGTGGCCTCGCGCTACACGGCCGACCGCGCGCTGCGACCGGTCAAGGCGCCGCAGTGGCTCCCGACGCTGGGACGCCGTCGGGCGCGCGCCGCGGTCGCCCGGATGCGCAAGATGACCATGGCGGTCCTGCAGGACTGCCGCGCGAACCCGGACCGCGATGCGCCGCTGGTCAAGGCGCTGCTGGCGGCCTCGGACCCCGACACCGGCCAGAAGCTCTCCGACGACGACATCTGCAACGACCTGCTCATCTTCATGCTGGCGGGCCACGACACGACGGCGACGACGCTGACGTACGCCTTGTGGCAGCTCGGGCGTAATCCCGAGATGCAGGACCGGGTCGCGGCCGAGGTCGCCGCGATCGGTGATCGGGAGCTGACACCCGACGACGTTTCCCGGCTCACCTACACAGCCCAGGTGCTCAACGAGTCGCTGCGGCTGTGCCCGCCGGCGGCGGGTGTCGGCCGGACGGCGATGCAGGACATCGTGGTGGACGGCCACCGCGTCGAAGCCGGCAGCATCGTGGCCATCGGCATCAGTGCCGTGCACCGGGACCCGACGTTGTGGGACCACCCCCTGGCATTCGACCCCGACCGGTTCAGCCCGGACAACGCCAAGACCCGTGACCGGTGGCAGTTCATCCCGTTCGCCGCGGGTCCGCGGTCCTGCATCGGTGAACACTTCGCGATGCTGGTGACGACGCTGGCGCTGGCCACCATCGTGCGGTCCAACCGCATCGAGTCGTTGCACGACGACTTCCCCCTCGAATCGCCGTACACGACCGTGGCGAAAGGCCCCATCCCGGTTCGGGTCGCCGCGCGGGTGTGA